The genomic stretch ACCTCATCTATAATCTGCAAAACCTCGTCTGTTGTTTTTATTCCCAAAAGGCTTCCAAGTGCGTATATAAGTTCATGGTCATATGAAACAGAAATAGATTCATACTCATATCCCTTGTCAAACTCGCGTCTGAACTGTCCTATATGGATGCATCCAATAGGACAACCTACACACGAAACCTTTCTGACAAGGTTTTTCTCAGCAAATGTCTCACCTGAGATATCGTCCGCATGCTCAAATGTTGACTGAAGTAAATTCTTAGTTGGAAGAGAACTTATGCTATTTAGAACTTTGATATTCATAGGTGTTCCAAGCTCATGATACTTAGCCATTGCATCTGTCTGTGTAACTTTTTTGTATATCTCCTGATAAGTCTTAAAGTATTCTTTAAGGTTGGCAATTGGCAAGTCCTCTTCTCCCATTATCATCATAGCTTTGAGGTTCTTGCTTCCAAAGACCGCTCCAATTCCAAGTCTTCCAAAATGCCTGTAGGTATCAACATTGACACAAGAGTATGTTACAAGGTTTTCTCCTGCCTTGCCAATTCTGATTATGCTTCTTTTACCTGGACCTGGCTCTCTTTCTCTTATCACTCTTCCTGTTTCTTCTATGTCAAGTCCCCACATAGCCCTTGCATCTTTAAATTCAATATTCTTATCTGTAATGACAAGGTATGTTGGCTTTTGAGCCTTTCCTGTTATTACTATTGCATCATATCCCGCATTTCTTATAGCCATTGCAAGTCTTCCACCTGCATGACTTTCACCATACTCGCCTGTGTGAGGTGAAATAAAGGTTGCTACAGCTTTTGTCACAACAGGAAAGATTGTTGAAAGAGGTCCGATTGAAATGATTAACGGCTGGCTTTCATGCAAAGGGTCAACACCTTTTTTCATGTTTTCCTCTAAAAGCTTTGCAGCAACACCTGCTCCGCCTAAGTATTTATAAAGATCCTTCCTTTCTTGAATGTCTGCTTTTTTGTTTGTAAGGTCTATATAAAGCACTTTTATAAAGTCTTTGCCTATCATCTTACTCGCTCACCTCTTCCATTGAAAGACAATTGTGTGGACACATTCTCACACATGCCCCACAGTGTTTACAAACAATTGGGATTTTCCTATCATAGTCCATGTGAATTGAGCCAACTATACACGCGCTAACACATTTTTCACATGCAATGCATTTTTCTTCGATTAGCTTAACACCGCCACCTGGCCTTTTAACAAGAGCATTTGTAGGACAAGCCTCTGCACACGCTGGTTCTTTGCACGCAACACAAATTGTTGCTGCAAACTTACTCTGAAGTCCTCCTCTTGTCTTAACTTTTATTGAGCTTTTTGCAAGGTTGTGATTGTTATGGTTCACCGCTGCGCATGTAAGCATGCATGTAAAACACCCCAAGCACTTGTTCATGTTATCAGCTCGAAGAACCTTTGGCAATTAAATCAC from Caldicellulosiruptor kronotskyensis 2002 encodes the following:
- a CDS encoding aldehyde ferredoxin oxidoreductase N-terminal domain-containing protein; protein product: MIGKDFIKVLYIDLTNKKADIQERKDLYKYLGGAGVAAKLLEENMKKGVDPLHESQPLIISIGPLSTIFPVVTKAVATFISPHTGEYGESHAGGRLAMAIRNAGYDAIVITGKAQKPTYLVITDKNIEFKDARAMWGLDIEETGRVIREREPGPGKRSIIRIGKAGENLVTYSCVNVDTYRHFGRLGIGAVFGSKNLKAMMIMGEEDLPIANLKEYFKTYQEIYKKVTQTDAMAKYHELGTPMNIKVLNSISSLPTKNLLQSTFEHADDISGETFAEKNLVRKVSCVGCPIGCIHIGQFRREFDKGYEYESISVSYDHELIYALGSLLGIKTTDEVLQIIDEVELVGLDAISTGVVLAWATEALKKGFISREDTLADLEFGNTMEYVKAIDNIADRSNEFYFTIGKGLKEAVKKYGGEEFALLYGGNEMAGYHTGYAFALGQTVGARHSHLDNAGYSYDQSAKELKDEEIIDYVINEEKERAVLTSLCICLFARKVYDRPTILKALNSVGINWTDDDLTRLANDIFFTKLKIKKELGYSLENYKFPKRIFETPTMWGKMDEERLNRLLKMYIERVEKEYEDWSRGK
- a CDS encoding 4Fe-4S binding protein, with the protein product MPKVLRADNMNKCLGCFTCMLTCAAVNHNNHNLAKSSIKVKTRGGLQSKFAATICVACKEPACAEACPTNALVKRPGGGVKLIEEKCIACEKCVSACIVGSIHMDYDRKIPIVCKHCGACVRMCPHNCLSMEEVSE